The following are from one region of the Paenibacillus sp. KS-LC4 genome:
- the urtA gene encoding urea ABC transporter substrate-binding protein encodes MKNRNFIQAGIIVLLISLIVAACGGNKETASTAASETAGGSDGAAPSDGIKVGILHSLSGTMAISEVSVRDAELMAIEEINAAGGVLGKQIVPVVEDGASDWPTFAEKARKLISEDKVATVFGGWTSSSRKAMKPVFEELNGLLWYPVQYEGLEASPNIFYTGATTNQQIVPAVDWLLENRGKKMYLLGSDYVFPRTANLIIKEQLKAKGGELAGEEYTPLGHTDYSTIISKIKEAKPDIVFNTLNGDSNVAFFKQLKDAGISAQDLTTLSVSVAEEEIRGIGVDVLEGHLAAWNYYQTTDTPANAAFVANYKKKYGADRVTADPIEAGYTAVYLWKAVVEKAGSTEVAKVKEAAKELEWDAPEGKVRIDGETQHIYKTVRIGEVQADGQFKELWNSGEAVKPDPYLKSYEWAASIQPSE; translated from the coding sequence ATGAAAAACAGAAATTTCATTCAAGCGGGGATTATTGTATTGCTTATTAGTCTTATTGTAGCGGCATGCGGGGGAAATAAAGAGACGGCCTCGACAGCAGCTTCGGAAACGGCGGGGGGAAGCGATGGGGCTGCACCGTCAGATGGCATTAAGGTAGGTATCCTTCACTCGCTTAGCGGGACGATGGCGATAAGCGAAGTGTCGGTAAGAGATGCAGAGCTAATGGCTATTGAAGAAATTAATGCGGCAGGCGGTGTGCTGGGCAAGCAGATTGTTCCGGTTGTGGAAGATGGGGCGTCGGATTGGCCGACCTTTGCCGAGAAAGCCCGCAAGCTTATTTCTGAGGATAAGGTGGCGACTGTGTTCGGGGGATGGACCTCCTCAAGCCGTAAGGCAATGAAGCCGGTATTCGAGGAATTGAATGGCTTGCTCTGGTATCCAGTGCAATATGAGGGGCTGGAGGCATCGCCAAACATTTTCTACACAGGAGCGACGACGAACCAACAGATTGTGCCGGCGGTTGACTGGCTGCTCGAAAATCGCGGCAAAAAAATGTATCTGCTTGGCTCGGATTATGTATTTCCGCGCACGGCTAATCTGATCATTAAAGAGCAGCTCAAGGCTAAGGGAGGCGAGCTTGCAGGCGAGGAATATACACCGCTTGGACATACCGATTACAGCACTATTATTAGCAAAATCAAAGAAGCGAAGCCGGACATCGTATTTAATACGCTAAACGGCGACAGCAACGTCGCTTTCTTCAAGCAGTTGAAGGATGCAGGCATTTCCGCCCAGGATTTGACGACATTGTCGGTATCTGTGGCAGAGGAGGAAATCCGCGGCATTGGGGTTGATGTGCTGGAAGGGCATTTGGCGGCATGGAACTACTATCAGACGACAGATACGCCGGCCAATGCGGCTTTTGTAGCTAATTATAAGAAGAAATATGGCGCGGATCGGGTGACGGCTGACCCAATTGAAGCTGGATACACAGCGGTGTATTTGTGGAAGGCGGTCGTAGAGAAGGCGGGCTCCACTGAGGTTGCCAAAGTAAAAGAGGCGGCGAAGGAGCTAGAGTGGGATGCGCCGGAAGGCAAGGTGCGCATTGACGGGGAGACGCAGCATATTTACAAAACGGTAAGGATTGGCGAGGTTCAGGCAGACGGGCAGTTCAAGGAGCTGTGGAATTCTGGCGAAGCGGTGAAGCCTGACCCATATTTGAAAAGCTATGAATGGGCAGCAAGCATTCAGCCATCCGAGTAG
- the urtB gene encoding urea ABC transporter permease subunit UrtB: MDVFILQLFNGISVSSILLLIALGLAITFGLMKVINMAHGELIMIGAYSTYLTQNLFQAYMPGSWFDWYFILAIPASFLIAFLFGFLLEVSLIRHLYGRPLDSLLATWGVGLVLQQLARSIFGAPNVAVTSPAWLNGGMRLLNDVVLPYKRLFIVALVAACLITMYFYIYRSLEGRRMRAVMQNRDMAACLGVSTRRVDAMTFAIGSGIAGIAGCALTLLGPIGPSLGTYYIVDAFMVVVLGGVGKLVGTVLGALGIGVFNTMFEYWTNASLGKVLVFLCIVAFLQWRPSGFVAMRTRSLD, from the coding sequence ATGGATGTATTTATATTGCAGCTGTTCAATGGCATTAGCGTAAGCTCGATTTTGCTGCTGATTGCACTAGGGCTGGCGATTACATTTGGTTTAATGAAGGTCATTAATATGGCCCATGGCGAGCTGATTATGATTGGCGCTTATTCCACCTATTTGACGCAAAATCTGTTTCAAGCTTATATGCCGGGCTCTTGGTTCGACTGGTACTTTATTTTAGCGATTCCAGCAAGCTTCCTGATTGCGTTCTTGTTTGGATTTCTCCTTGAAGTTAGCCTGATTCGCCATTTGTATGGCAGGCCGCTTGACAGCTTGCTGGCAACCTGGGGCGTTGGGCTTGTGCTTCAGCAGCTGGCACGGTCTATTTTCGGAGCCCCCAATGTGGCGGTAACCAGTCCTGCTTGGCTGAATGGTGGCATGCGTCTATTGAACGATGTCGTGCTTCCTTACAAAAGGCTCTTCATTGTCGCTTTGGTCGCGGCCTGTCTGATCACCATGTACTTCTATATTTATCGCAGCCTTGAAGGCAGGCGCATGCGTGCCGTTATGCAAAATCGCGATATGGCGGCATGCCTTGGTGTATCGACCCGTCGCGTAGACGCCATGACCTTCGCGATTGGCTCAGGCATTGCTGGAATTGCGGGCTGTGCACTCACGCTGTTGGGGCCGATTGGGCCCTCTCTGGGCACCTATTATATTGTTGATGCGTTTATGGTTGTCGTGCTTGGAGGTGTCGGCAAGCTGGTTGGAACGGTGCTTGGTGCGCTCGGCATCGGCGTGTTTAATACAATGTTTGAGTATTGGACGAATGCTTCGCTTGGTAAGGTGCTGGTGTTCTTGTGTATCGTGGCATTTCTGCAATGGCGTCCATCCGGGTTTGTGGCGATGCGTACACGCTCGCTTGATTAA
- the urtC gene encoding urea ABC transporter permease subunit UrtC, which produces MEQRGLSPQRLWILAGYAAAAVALFSAPMFLSDFRLNLLAKFLAFAIVALGLDLIWGYTGILSLGHGIFFGIGAYAMAMYLKLAASGGKLPDFMGWSGLNELPLFWQPFSSFGFAVAMGIMLPALLALFLGFFTFRNRIRGVYFTILTQALVIITTTLLIGQQAFTGGTNGVTGFSQILGASLASPDTKRILYFVTVLVLIAVFVACRYVVGSRFGKVLRAIRDGENRVRFIGYNPAMYQMAIFTLSAAFAGIAGMLFVLHVGIISPSMMGIVPSIEMVLWVAIGGRGTLIGAALGAVLLNWAKSEFSTSYPEGWTYFLGAMFVVVVVFLPNGLTGLLGKIKLGKKRRVTKNEPTIEYPAM; this is translated from the coding sequence ATAGAGCAGCGAGGTTTATCACCCCAGCGTTTGTGGATTTTGGCGGGTTATGCAGCTGCGGCCGTGGCGTTGTTCTCGGCGCCGATGTTTTTGAGTGATTTTCGCCTCAACCTGCTCGCAAAGTTTCTTGCTTTTGCTATTGTGGCGCTAGGGCTGGACTTAATTTGGGGCTATACCGGCATTCTCAGTCTCGGCCATGGCATATTCTTCGGCATCGGCGCGTATGCGATGGCGATGTACTTGAAACTTGCGGCAAGCGGTGGGAAGCTGCCGGATTTTATGGGCTGGAGCGGACTTAACGAGCTGCCGCTGTTCTGGCAGCCGTTCAGCAGCTTTGGCTTTGCGGTAGCTATGGGGATTATGCTGCCTGCACTGCTGGCGCTATTTCTCGGCTTTTTCACCTTCCGCAATCGCATTCGCGGTGTGTATTTTACGATTTTGACGCAGGCGTTGGTCATTATTACGACGACACTGCTAATCGGTCAGCAGGCTTTCACTGGGGGGACGAACGGCGTAACGGGGTTTAGTCAAATATTAGGAGCTTCGCTCGCCTCCCCTGATACGAAGCGGATTTTATATTTTGTTACGGTGCTGGTGTTGATTGCGGTTTTTGTAGCATGTCGTTATGTTGTCGGCAGCCGCTTCGGCAAGGTGCTCCGCGCCATTCGCGATGGAGAAAACCGCGTGCGCTTCATCGGTTACAATCCTGCTATGTATCAGATGGCTATTTTCACTTTATCCGCCGCGTTTGCGGGTATTGCGGGTATGCTGTTTGTGCTCCATGTGGGCATTATTTCTCCTTCCATGATGGGCATTGTGCCCTCCATTGAAATGGTGCTGTGGGTGGCTATTGGCGGGCGCGGCACCTTAATCGGAGCGGCGCTGGGCGCTGTATTGCTTAATTGGGCAAAAAGTGAATTCAGCACCTCCTATCCCGAGGGCTGGACGTATTTTCTCGGTGCCATGTTTGTCGTCGTTGTCGTATTCCTGCCCAATGGCTTAACGGGACTGCTCGGCAAAATCAAGCTCGGCAAAAAACGGAGGGTGACGAAAAATGAGCCAACCATTGAGTATCCTGCAATGTAA
- the urtD gene encoding urea ABC transporter ATP-binding protein UrtD: MSQPLSILQCNDVTVEFDGFKAIQGMSLNLAKGELRFLIGPNGAGKTTMLDVICGKVRPSTGQVTFNGAIDITRKKEHQIAELGIGRKFQAPSIFPSMTVLENLEIALRQRRGVFATLFARPQAEEQKRMRRQLEMIGLSDQEDSRAGGLSHGEKQWLEIGMMLLQEPDILLLDEPVAGMTDKETDKTGELLQEIARERSVVVVEHDMEFVRGFASKVTVMHEGRLLKEGTMEDVQRDDRVAEVYLGKRRDADASRSTA; encoded by the coding sequence ATGAGCCAACCATTGAGTATCCTGCAATGTAATGACGTGACGGTGGAATTTGACGGCTTCAAAGCGATTCAGGGCATGAGCCTCAACTTGGCAAAAGGGGAGCTGCGCTTCCTAATCGGTCCGAACGGCGCGGGCAAAACGACGATGCTGGATGTTATTTGCGGTAAGGTCCGCCCTTCAACGGGGCAGGTTACATTCAATGGCGCTATTGATATTACGCGAAAAAAAGAGCATCAAATTGCCGAGCTTGGCATCGGGCGCAAGTTTCAGGCGCCTTCGATTTTTCCTTCCATGACCGTGCTGGAAAATCTGGAAATTGCACTGCGTCAGCGGCGCGGCGTGTTCGCTACGCTGTTTGCAAGGCCGCAGGCAGAGGAGCAGAAAAGGATGAGAAGGCAGCTGGAGATGATCGGTTTATCCGACCAAGAGGATAGCCGTGCAGGCGGGCTTTCGCATGGCGAGAAGCAGTGGCTGGAAATCGGCATGATGCTGCTGCAGGAGCCCGATATTTTGCTGCTCGATGAGCCGGTGGCTGGAATGACCGATAAGGAGACGGATAAAACAGGGGAGCTGCTTCAGGAAATTGCTCGGGAACGCTCCGTCGTCGTCGTCGAGCATGATATGGAGTTTGTGCGCGGCTTTGCGAGCAAGGTGACGGTCATGCATGAAGGCAGACTGCTCAAGGAAGGCACAATGGAGGATGTGCAGCGGGATGATCGGGTAGCCGAGGTGTATTTGGGGAAAAGGCGGGATGCGGATGCTAGCCGTTCGACAGCTTGA
- the urtE gene encoding urea ABC transporter ATP-binding subunit UrtE, giving the protein MLAVRQLEAGYGESIILRDVSLKVEPGQVVCLLGRNGVGKTTLMKSIMGLLKARHGTVAYKGVDLTKRAPGRRAKSGMGYVPQGREIFGQLTVYENILIGLEAAPREGRGRGQANRIPPAAIAKFPVLPEMYARRGGDLSGGQQQQLAFARALASQPSLLLLDEPCEGIQPSIVEDIREVIRSVKADGQTAILLVEQSLDFVKSVGDYFYILEKGAMAWEGTLAQLSNDVIKKYLTV; this is encoded by the coding sequence ATGCTAGCCGTTCGACAGCTTGAGGCCGGATACGGGGAAAGTATTATTTTGCGCGATGTATCCTTGAAGGTGGAGCCGGGTCAGGTGGTATGCCTGCTCGGTCGTAATGGCGTTGGGAAAACGACGCTGATGAAAAGCATTATGGGGCTGCTGAAAGCGCGGCATGGTACAGTGGCCTATAAAGGTGTGGATCTGACAAAGAGAGCGCCGGGCAGAAGGGCGAAGAGCGGCATGGGATACGTGCCGCAGGGAAGAGAGATTTTCGGGCAGCTTACGGTATACGAAAATATATTGATTGGCTTGGAGGCTGCGCCGCGGGAGGGGCGAGGGCGTGGACAGGCGAATAGAATTCCGCCTGCGGCCATTGCGAAATTTCCGGTGCTGCCGGAAATGTATGCGCGGCGCGGCGGTGATCTGAGCGGCGGACAGCAGCAGCAGCTTGCTTTTGCCAGAGCGCTCGCTTCGCAGCCATCTCTGCTGCTGCTCGATGAGCCTTGCGAGGGCATTCAGCCCTCCATCGTGGAGGATATCCGCGAGGTCATTCGTTCCGTTAAAGCGGATGGCCAGACGGCGATCCTGCTCGTTGAGCAAAGCCTCGATTTTGTAAAAAGCGTAGGCGATTATTTTTATATTTTGGAAAAGGGCGCTATGGCTTGGGAAGGAACACTCGCGCAGTTGAGCAACGACGTGATCAAAAAATATTTGACGGTATAA
- a CDS encoding iron chelate uptake ABC transporter family permease subunit translates to MTTRTKANPLFVSALFILGPILLIACFAWHLSTGVMGLTLIDFKEVIFAKDWESNTYEVLMTLRLPNTLAITLAGAALAASAAMLQGLTRNRMAAPTTFGLTEMTSLALLVTWPSMTNIPHSSTVSIITAVSAITGCLIGCIILYIMFRMLKIPLTSIQLIFAGALIGTTAHFFSLLLRLYMGHTFDQGAIFISVLGHGIFKGESYALASLIVVALIGAMILSFFISKHYYQEKNAGVVVYSLSAIVVIVMTGMAVWLVGPVACVGFVTAALLSKWSRNNYRIIIPGSAIIGAILLLLVSLLSKLISPITDMPLAHTTNAVAIPLFIVMLWNHYRKTKM, encoded by the coding sequence ATGACCACACGTACGAAAGCGAATCCTCTGTTTGTCTCTGCCTTGTTTATTTTAGGGCCAATTTTGTTAATTGCTTGTTTTGCTTGGCATTTGTCAACTGGTGTCATGGGACTAACCCTCATTGATTTTAAAGAAGTTATTTTTGCAAAGGATTGGGAATCCAACACATACGAAGTGCTGATGACATTAAGACTCCCCAATACCCTTGCCATTACATTAGCAGGAGCAGCACTCGCCGCATCTGCCGCTATGCTTCAAGGACTTACGCGCAATCGTATGGCTGCACCCACAACCTTTGGGCTGACGGAAATGACAAGCCTTGCCCTGCTTGTCACCTGGCCAAGTATGACTAATATTCCTCATTCAAGCACAGTCTCTATCATTACAGCAGTAAGCGCTATAACAGGCTGTCTCATAGGCTGCATCATCCTATATATCATGTTTCGAATGCTCAAAATCCCATTGACCTCGATTCAGCTTATTTTTGCTGGCGCTTTAATCGGAACAACTGCCCATTTCTTCTCATTATTATTGCGTCTATATATGGGTCACACCTTTGATCAAGGTGCCATTTTCATTTCAGTATTAGGGCACGGCATTTTTAAAGGAGAATCGTATGCCCTAGCTTCCCTGATTGTCGTCGCTCTAATTGGCGCTATGATTCTGTCATTCTTTATTTCCAAACATTATTATCAAGAGAAAAATGCCGGTGTTGTTGTATATAGTCTGTCCGCTATTGTCGTTATCGTTATGACGGGTATGGCCGTGTGGCTTGTTGGACCAGTAGCCTGCGTAGGATTTGTAACAGCCGCCCTGCTCAGCAAATGGTCCAGAAATAATTACCGAATTATTATTCCAGGATCAGCCATTATCGGAGCCATCCTCTTATTGCTTGTAAGTCTCTTAAGCAAGCTTATCTCCCCTATCACCGACATGCCGCTTGCCCACACTACAAATGCAGTTGCCATTCCCTTATTTATTGTTATGCTGTGGAACCATTATCGCAAAACGAAAATGTAA
- a CDS encoding alpha/beta fold hydrolase produces the protein MMTHLFVTGGTGFIGQRLIQALAQTKQHTTVLVRSLSKYEQLLDKLNLRHNEFIKPVCGDLTQPLLGLSREDLARVKTADVIIHAGGPMDISLSDEQAKLVFLQASQHMAEIASLIHTEKSLRHFIHLVGFKSPFRNEDLSQKAQALASLNHEPPYEQAKFLADLHLREQSAKQGYPLSVVHPGVVIGDSATGETEQLGGLGILVDAARRKLMALAPGGEKYWLPLFHLDHAAAFLAALAQEEQPLSQTYYLLQAKEDNPNMMELITTMAKELRVAKPVGSLPLGILSKVLGSPLGGKLGIPQQSLNFVVDDSYSLDSARYIQQKYALDYTVTPSALRRTIADLDFRLSHSVMAHKGYHQRKLGNMTALHNNNHSGNPILFIPGTFSGADCLIPLANYFQNANVWLPDLPGLGRSPYHHKSNVIEGHLESLIEAIAEMDTPVILIGHSYGALLAAKVMERLPERIQALGLLQPVFHPAPSMYKQRWLTEMALSRMSEDALIKSLIKQSCFESAAQIPAEYTRYVQDELRSPRVRRTLAELLRELTRPQSFQLTPEQWDEKKVHILWGEQERNYQLPERYRHLMLSSLSYGHHFPISHPEQTAQLLRQWLKL, from the coding sequence ATGATGACACATTTATTTGTTACAGGCGGCACAGGATTTATTGGACAACGATTAATACAGGCCCTTGCACAAACCAAGCAGCACACAACCGTTCTCGTTCGTTCTTTAAGCAAGTATGAGCAGCTTTTGGACAAGCTGAACCTACGGCATAACGAGTTCATTAAGCCGGTATGCGGCGATTTGACACAGCCTTTATTGGGCTTGAGCAGAGAGGATTTGGCGCGAGTGAAAACAGCGGATGTCATTATTCATGCGGGCGGTCCTATGGATATCAGTCTGAGTGACGAACAGGCCAAGCTGGTGTTTTTACAGGCCTCACAGCATATGGCTGAAATCGCCTCTCTTATTCATACAGAAAAGTCGCTGCGCCATTTTATCCACTTGGTCGGCTTTAAAAGCCCGTTTCGCAATGAGGATCTATCGCAGAAAGCGCAGGCTCTTGCCTCTTTAAACCATGAGCCGCCTTATGAGCAGGCCAAGTTCCTTGCTGACCTTCACCTGCGGGAGCAAAGCGCCAAACAAGGCTATCCTCTGTCCGTCGTCCACCCCGGCGTCGTCATCGGCGATTCCGCAACAGGAGAGACAGAGCAGCTTGGCGGTCTCGGCATTCTCGTTGATGCTGCACGCCGAAAACTGATGGCCCTTGCGCCGGGGGGTGAAAAATATTGGCTGCCCCTGTTTCACCTTGATCACGCCGCCGCCTTTCTCGCCGCACTTGCCCAAGAAGAGCAGCCTCTCAGTCAAACGTATTATTTGCTGCAAGCGAAGGAGGACAATCCTAATATGATGGAGCTTATTACAACGATGGCCAAGGAGCTTCGCGTAGCTAAGCCTGTCGGCTCTCTACCGCTGGGGATCTTATCCAAAGTACTCGGAAGCCCGCTGGGCGGCAAGCTGGGCATTCCTCAACAATCACTGAACTTTGTCGTAGACGATTCTTATTCGCTCGATTCCGCCCGATACATTCAACAAAAATATGCGCTGGACTACACGGTGACACCGTCTGCTTTGCGCCGCACAATCGCTGATCTCGATTTTCGCCTCTCGCATTCCGTGATGGCGCATAAGGGCTACCATCAGCGCAAGCTAGGCAATATGACTGCCTTGCACAATAACAACCACAGCGGAAATCCAATTTTGTTCATACCCGGCACCTTTAGCGGAGCGGATTGCCTGATTCCTCTAGCCAATTATTTTCAAAATGCCAACGTCTGGCTCCCCGACCTTCCTGGACTAGGCAGAAGCCCCTATCACCATAAGTCCAACGTCATAGAAGGCCACTTGGAGAGCCTTATAGAAGCCATTGCCGAAATGGATACTCCCGTTATCTTAATCGGGCATTCTTATGGAGCTCTCCTTGCCGCCAAGGTCATGGAGCGACTGCCCGAACGCATTCAAGCGCTCGGACTGCTGCAGCCCGTTTTTCATCCGGCACCCTCCATGTATAAACAGCGCTGGCTTACGGAAATGGCGCTCTCACGCATGAGTGAGGACGCGCTCATCAAGTCGCTGATTAAGCAAAGCTGCTTCGAATCAGCAGCACAAATTCCAGCCGAATATACCCGATACGTCCAAGATGAGCTGCGCTCACCGCGGGTAAGGAGGACACTTGCCGAGCTATTGCGCGAGTTGACGCGTCCGCAAAGCTTTCAGCTAACGCCGGAACAGTGGGACGAGAAGAAGGTTCATATTTTATGGGGAGAACAGGAACGGAACTATCAGCTGCCTGAGCGCTACCGCCATTTGATGCTGAGCAGCCTTTCTTATGGGCATCATTTTCCGATCTCCCACCCAGAGCAAACAGCCCAGTTGCTGCGGCAATGGCTCAAGCTATAA
- a CDS encoding TetR/AcrR family transcriptional regulator, with product MKTKQSNREVALHAAQQLFLSKGYLVTSMDDIVAASKVSKTNIYYYFKSKEELLSAIIERMINQYESLFEQIGRQNDLPVLERLTKLAWLLTEQDARCLGGCPFLTLYTQAPLDNGPFSEQFRRFFQSQLSFIEQLLHEGISRKELKPDLPVEPTAALMLSTIEGALFLQHASQNPNTVTHAFHALAALLK from the coding sequence ATGAAAACAAAACAATCCAACCGCGAGGTCGCCTTGCACGCGGCCCAACAGTTATTTTTGAGCAAAGGCTATCTGGTTACGAGCATGGATGACATCGTAGCTGCCAGCAAAGTGTCCAAAACGAACATCTATTATTATTTCAAAAGCAAAGAAGAGCTGCTGTCCGCCATTATTGAACGAATGATTAACCAATACGAAAGCTTGTTCGAGCAAATTGGCAGACAAAATGATCTGCCTGTACTTGAGCGTCTGACTAAGCTCGCCTGGCTATTGACCGAGCAGGATGCACGCTGCCTTGGCGGCTGCCCCTTTCTGACTCTCTATACGCAGGCACCGCTGGATAACGGCCCCTTCAGCGAGCAGTTCCGCCGTTTTTTCCAAAGCCAGCTTTCCTTTATTGAGCAGTTGCTGCACGAGGGAATATCGCGCAAAGAGCTCAAGCCCGACTTGCCGGTCGAACCAACCGCCGCCCTTATGCTGTCTACGATAGAAGGAGCTTTATTTTTGCAGCATGCCAGCCAGAATCCAAATACCGTTACACATGCGTTTCATGCTTTAGCAGCCTTGCTAAAGTAA
- a CDS encoding asparaginase, whose translation MMLSIKRMTVFSLSAIIALITFISPVGAAEAAIQAIAFPEVPASFQKSKLPNILVIGTGGTIAGQSTDETSFQTYRAGTLLIKDMVKSLPNLDKMADVETVQFGNKGSSAYLMDDLASLSMTVDAALKKYDGVVVTTGTDTMEEIGYFLDLTVRSSKPVVITGSMRPWTVIGSDAPANLFNAIKLAASGKTKKFGTVLMLNDEIHAVREVTKTNALRLDTFESPGFGPLGYIDESIIQIYRVPTRALKTDAEWATPFDLSKLPKAGFSKVEIAYSYQGAGGEAIKGFVDGGAKGIVTAGTGAGGISAAMREERTKAIEKGVIFVTTTRTGSGNIYGGSEGILAGDNLNAAHARILLMLTLTYTSDFPTMQKWFTVYGALEVPEATAVKAAA comes from the coding sequence ATGATGCTGTCTATTAAAAGGATGACTGTTTTTTCGCTTTCTGCCATTATCGCACTGATTACATTTATTTCCCCTGTAGGAGCTGCCGAGGCTGCTATTCAGGCCATTGCTTTTCCAGAGGTACCTGCTTCCTTCCAGAAATCGAAGCTGCCTAACATTTTGGTTATTGGTACAGGCGGTACAATTGCTGGACAATCGACGGATGAGACAAGCTTTCAAACGTACCGTGCGGGTACGCTTTTAATTAAAGATATGGTGAAAAGTCTGCCGAATCTGGATAAGATGGCGGACGTTGAGACTGTGCAATTTGGCAACAAAGGCTCATCGGCTTATCTGATGGACGATCTGGCAAGCCTGTCGATGACGGTGGATGCAGCGTTGAAGAAATACGATGGTGTCGTCGTTACGACGGGTACGGATACGATGGAAGAGATCGGTTATTTCCTCGACCTTACGGTTCGCAGCTCGAAGCCGGTTGTTATTACAGGCTCTATGCGTCCGTGGACGGTAATCGGAAGTGATGCTCCGGCGAATCTGTTCAATGCCATCAAGCTGGCGGCCAGCGGCAAGACGAAGAAATTCGGCACCGTGCTGATGCTGAATGATGAAATTCATGCTGTGCGTGAAGTGACGAAAACAAATGCACTTCGTCTCGATACTTTCGAATCGCCTGGATTTGGTCCGCTAGGCTACATTGACGAATCAATTATTCAAATTTACCGTGTGCCGACAAGAGCGCTGAAAACCGATGCAGAGTGGGCGACACCATTCGATCTGTCTAAGCTGCCGAAGGCAGGCTTCTCGAAGGTCGAAATTGCTTATTCGTATCAAGGGGCTGGCGGTGAGGCCATTAAAGGCTTTGTAGACGGTGGTGCAAAAGGGATTGTTACAGCGGGTACGGGAGCTGGCGGCATTTCCGCTGCAATGAGAGAAGAGCGTACGAAAGCGATTGAAAAAGGCGTGATTTTCGTAACGACGACAAGAACCGGATCGGGCAATATTTACGGCGGCAGCGAGGGGATTTTGGCAGGAGATAATTTGAATGCGGCTCATGCTCGTATCCTGCTTATGCTGACTCTGACGTACACAAGCGATTTCCCGACTATGCAAAAATGGTTCACCGTTTATGGTGCGCTGGAAGTGCCTGAAGCTACAGCGGTGAAAGCTGCTGCGTAA
- a CDS encoding SPFH domain-containing protein has protein sequence MKEFKAWHVNGFLALLVGVLSLIGGVILILFGASGAQPDFLSIIAGALLIFVFIIAASSLTIVQPNEAKVITFFGKYIGTVISAGLWMTLPLTNKQKVSLKVRNFNSHTLKVNDADGNPIEIGAVVVFKVTDTSRASFDVDNYERFVEIQSETAVRHTAAQHPYDTHMDENAMSLRGNSEEVAEELLKELQSRLAVAGVEVIETRLTHLAYAPEIASAMLQRQQATAIVAARQKIVEGAVGMVDAALKQLEDSGIELDVERRAAMVNNLMVAIVSDRSATPVINTGSLYT, from the coding sequence ATGAAGGAGTTCAAGGCTTGGCATGTGAATGGATTTTTGGCATTGCTGGTTGGCGTATTGTCGCTTATTGGGGGTGTTATTCTGATTTTGTTTGGCGCATCGGGCGCACAACCGGACTTTCTTTCGATTATCGCGGGTGCATTGCTGATTTTTGTTTTTATTATCGCGGCCTCCTCGCTGACGATTGTGCAGCCGAATGAAGCGAAGGTCATTACCTTTTTCGGAAAATATATCGGTACGGTCATAAGTGCGGGGCTGTGGATGACGCTTCCGCTGACGAACAAGCAGAAGGTATCGCTTAAAGTGCGCAACTTTAACAGCCATACGCTGAAGGTCAATGATGCCGACGGCAATCCGATTGAAATTGGTGCGGTTGTTGTTTTTAAAGTAACGGATACGTCCCGTGCAAGCTTTGATGTCGACAATTATGAGCGTTTCGTGGAAATTCAAAGCGAGACGGCTGTTCGCCACACGGCAGCACAGCACCCTTATGATACGCATATGGATGAGAACGCGATGTCTCTGAGAGGCAATTCCGAGGAAGTGGCAGAGGAACTGCTCAAGGAGCTGCAAAGCAGGCTTGCGGTTGCAGGGGTTGAAGTCATAGAAACTCGGCTGACGCATCTGGCCTACGCGCCGGAAATTGCTAGTGCAATGCTGCAAAGGCAGCAAGCGACAGCGATTGTGGCGGCTCGCCAGAAAATCGTTGAAGGCGCGGTTGGTATGGTGGATGCGGCATTGAAGCAATTGGAGGATAGCGGAATTGAGCTGGACGTGGAGCGGCGTGCGGCGATGGTCAACAATCTGATGGTGGCGATCGTATCGGATCGTTCTGCCACGCCGGTCATTAACACCGGGTCTTTGTACACGTAG